From the genome of Chaetodon trifascialis isolate fChaTrf1 chromosome 4, fChaTrf1.hap1, whole genome shotgun sequence:
CTTAGATGTGGACATCCAGGGGGTGAAGAGGATTAAAGAGACTGACCTGAACCCCATCTACATCTCCATCCAGCCTCCCTCCATGGAGATCCTGGTAAAAATCCAGCTTAATGCATCTTTGTGACTGCTCTCTTGTGACTTGATGCAGCAGCTTTTGTCTCAAAGTTAACATCTTGTCTCACTGTCCTTCTCAGGAAACGCGACTgagggacaggcagacagaaacagaggagagttTACAGAAACGCCTGGAGGCAGCACGCATCGATATGGAGCTCAGTGAGTTTCTCTGCACTTCTTCTTGGACATGATGCCGAATCAACCGCTGCAGCTGACTCAATTCTCTTTTCTAGGTAAGGAGCCCGGAGTGTTTGATGTCGTTATCATCAATGACGACTTAGAGAGGGCCTACGAGGAGCTGAAAGAGATCCTCAATGAAGTGAGTAAAACCATGAAATACCCTTGCTCTCATATAACAAAACACTTTGCTGCGGTTGTTTGGCAGCCGTGCAGAGACCCTCTTATATCCATGATGCTCTTGACTTTAGCCAACTGCACTACATTTAAAAGAAtccctctcatccctctttaTACAGGAAATCCAAAAAGTTCAGGAAGCCAAATCATAAGAGGGGACACAATCTGCCACAAGCTGCTGGACAAAACCAACACCTGtgactcacacaaacataaagagtttgttttccttttaccCTCTGTTACATGGTCAGAGGTTTCATGCTCAGCGATGCTCAGACGAAAAAGAGGGACGGAGAATTGAAAGATTTTTGTTCTCAGCTCAGAGAACGTGGGCTTGTGTTAGATTTAGTAAAGTCAATGGTCGATATCTAGGTATGAAAATCCCAATCCATACATTTCTGCCAGCTGGCTCAGCTGCCAGGTAAAAGAAAACAATAGGTACAGCTGCCAAACTATGTGCTACATTTGATGTTTATAGTTAAAGCAGTCTTACAGTTTGGCACTGGCCTGCCCGCAAGTGTAGAGCACACATCGGTGCCACCAGGCAGTacctggtacacacacacacacgcacacacacaccacaaaatgcTTCAAAAAATAGTTAAactttaatttatttgttttgttgaattCTAATACAGTAGCAATAAATTCTCACTCATAATTAACTGTTTTATAGAACAACGAATAGAACTAATACGATGTTATTTAAATAATCACTCACATGCTGCGAATTATTACTTGAAGGAAGTCTGTGCGTCTGAGATAAAATCACTTCAggcaacacatttaaaacatttgcatgtatttttgcGTGTTTATAAACAAATGAGACTGAATAAAGAATGTGAGGACAATGACTGACTGCTTTTGTGCCATTTAATTCATCCATTCACTATTTAAGTATTATGAAACTTAGAAGCATCCAATAAAACCTATAAATCTAACTGATTTCCCATTTATACATTGTACCTTACAAGCAGACTGTGTCTAAATAAAATATATCACTCAGAGAAATATCTTCTCTCTGtatgaagaagaggagcacagaacacttttctctctttcaggcCAAACATGTGCATCCGTCTGATACTGCAACAGTTTCTCTTTAACAAGTCATGCACTTGCCGCTGCTGAGACTAAACCTCATCCCTGATATGTTTCCattaaagcacaaaaacaacaagctaaTGGATAAATACTCATTAAGACGCATCACATTTTCAAAATCAGAGGATACTAAAATGATTCTAGAAACCTGACCTGGCTCCAGCCACAGGAAGCACTCAGCTGAAACGAAATGTCAGAAGGCTGAGAGAGGAACCCCTACATCGTTGCCTTACTGGAAGAAGGGACCCTGAAGTTTGGTGCAGACCTGGTCTCgtttctcctccttctgcttGAGGTAATCTTTCAGCTTGTCTGTGGAGAAACACACTTTGGAGTGACGGCCTTTGTGTGGGGTGCGATGGGCACGCAGCCAGGAGTTCTGGAGACACTCGGCTGCAGTGGGCCTCCCCCTGTATTCACATCATATTCACAAAAACAGCCTTAGACACAAATAGTAGTCTTTGGCTTGGTTTACATAAGGAATGAGAAGTTGAATTCTGTATGTCTTAAGGATGACACCCACCAGGATTTGTTATTCAGGCTGCTCTTCATGAAGTTCAAGGCACCCTCGGACAGACCAGGGTAACAGCGTCCAAACTGGATCTTCCCTTTCCTGATGTTTCTGTCTTGCTCCCAACCGAGCTCTGCGTGGAACGGGCTGTCGGCACTCAGCCTGGTGAAGAAAGGGGAAGAAACACATACATTACTCAAAAATAGTAGCATTAACCTATTTAATTAAAACTTACATTACAATATTATCTACTTAAAGAAAACTTGGATGATTGGATTGGATGATGGAGCCACATTTAGACACCTGTGTCTCTGTACTTACATGATGAACGACAGAACTCCAATAGCCCAAATGTCAGTTTCAGGCCCGACACCTTGACCTTCCAGGATTTCCGGAGCTTTGGGAAGGACAATATAAActaacaaaacagacaaacatgttGTTCTTAAAGAGCTGTGCTGTTACTCACACGGCCACATTCACTCACATGCTTAATTTTCTGAATTTTGAAAATGATTCAAATcagaaatggataaaaaaaaatgataagaAAGTGGACTTGGGTGTATTAGGCTATGGTAGCTAGGATCAGCTGAAGTGGATGAAGTTAAGCTGAATTATTTCCATCCATCAATCCGTCCTCCCTTAAAGAATGTGTACCTTTGCGGCGGCAGTCTGTTGAAGGCCACGACAATCAAAGGTTTAGTGCATTAGAAGAATCTACAACAATGCAGGCATGAAAATCTATTAGTTTGCCTTTtgaaattaaaacaagaaaTGCGATGTACCTTTGCTCTCCGACAGGCCCTGGATGTGCTCGATGTTGAGAGGCTGACCGGGTGTGAAGGACTGAGCCGAGCCCAAGTCAACGATCTTCAGGTGGTTACAATCATCCACCAGCATGTTGTCGGACTTTAGGTCCAAGTGGATGACCCGTCGGCTGTGAAGGTAGTCGACTGCGCTCAGAATCTGAACCAGCAGCTCTGCGACATGAGTCTCTGAGTAAAGATCTCTgagagagcacaaacacagaaagaggacTTGCCACAAATGACTTCAGGCTGCACAAAAAAACCTTTTGGGCAAATGTCTGAAACAGGATATAgatgataataaaaaaagataTCATATTGATTGATTACAGTAAGTGTCCATTTGGCTCATCTCTGTCATCTGCAATCTGTGTTCAGTTCACATTGATTTGTGTAGATTATCTCTCTTAAACCACTCGAAAGGTAGTTCTAAATTACATCAAAGTAATCCATTAGATGAAATTAAATCATTCACTGTAACACCAGCATGGCAGCAAGTTTGAGAGATTTGGCCTATTGGCCCTAATTAGACCAGCATTTCTCACAGGAAATCTGGTGCTTATTTTTCCTGCCTTTTTAGACTAAATGGAGTGTCTTAATTTGGAATTACATAGAGATCAGTTCTGCCTGGATTATTTCTCCTACAGGCCCCCCAGGACAGAATAAGGACATGAAAATATGGAGACTTTTCACGGTCATGGACAGAGTCTCTTGATGAATACAAGTGGAAATTTTGAGCTGACGTTAGCACAAATCAGAAGACTACGTCATCATCAAATATATAAAGCAAATTTTATGGCAGAGTGGCCAGCTGCATTGATCTAGAACAAAGTGATTGACAGACAGACCACCTACCTACTCACGCTGACATCTGGTAGTGTGGcaaacaggaaagacaaaatACGAAATAGTGATGTGTTTGAGGACTTTAAATATGaccacatttaaaaaaaaaatgtatacttGATATCATCCCTCTGCATATAAATCCATACACAGACA
Proteins encoded in this window:
- the guk1b gene encoding guanylate kinase 1b isoform X2, whose translation is MSGPRPVVLSGPSGAGKSTLLKRLMKEHEGVFGFSVSHTTRNPRPGEEDGKDYHFTTKEAMQEGIDKGDFIENAEFSGNMYGTSKAAIEDVQAQNLICILDVDIQGVKRIKETDLNPIYISIQPPSMEILETRLRDRQTETEESLQKRLEAARIDMELSKEPGVFDVVIINDDLERAYEELKEILNEEIQKVQEAKS